From one Mesomycoplasma ovipneumoniae genomic stretch:
- a CDS encoding ATP-binding cassette domain-containing protein encodes MKIKAKNIVKIYDQKLPIEIKALDNVSAEINQGEFIAIIGQTGSGKTTFIQHMNALLLPDKGQVEYFYFDQESKTEKKLVVERPRFLKSKFKFINQIRRRVGVVFQFAEYQLFEQTIEKDIIFGAVSMGVNKEEAKKKAAEMIKLVGLDETFLDKSPFELSGGQKRRVAIAGILAMDPDIIFFDEPTAGLDPQGSVKMLEILDTLHKKGKTIILATHDLDSVLEWTKRCIFFKDGKIIYDGETYPILDNNQFLIENEMLPTNLLNFREKLVKIGYPISKVKSIDELISQINLLIKKEKNAN; translated from the coding sequence ATGAAAATTAAAGCAAAAAATATCGTAAAAATTTACGACCAAAAATTACCAATTGAAATAAAAGCGCTTGACAATGTCTCTGCTGAAATTAATCAAGGTGAATTTATCGCAATAATAGGTCAAACTGGCTCAGGAAAAACAACTTTTATCCAACATATGAACGCTCTTTTGCTCCCTGACAAAGGTCAAGTTGAGTATTTTTATTTTGATCAAGAGTCCAAAACTGAAAAAAAATTAGTTGTTGAAAGACCGAGATTTTTAAAATCAAAGTTTAAATTTATAAACCAAATTCGCCGTCGAGTTGGAGTTGTTTTTCAATTTGCTGAATACCAACTTTTTGAACAAACCATTGAAAAAGATATCATTTTTGGCGCCGTTTCAATGGGAGTAAACAAAGAAGAAGCCAAGAAAAAAGCGGCTGAAATGATAAAACTAGTCGGTCTTGATGAGACTTTTTTAGACAAATCACCTTTTGAACTCTCAGGTGGCCAAAAACGAAGAGTTGCAATTGCCGGAATTTTAGCAATGGATCCGGATATAATTTTTTTTGACGAACCAACGGCCGGCCTTGACCCTCAAGGTTCAGTAAAAATGCTTGAAATATTGGACACTCTTCACAAAAAAGGAAAGACAATCATTTTAGCAACTCATGATCTTGACAGTGTTTTAGAGTGAACAAAACGTTGTATTTTTTTTAAAGATGGTAAAATTATATACGATGGTGAAACTTATCCTATTTTAGATAATAATCAGTTTCTTATTGAAAATGAAATGTTACCTACAAATTTGCTAAATTTCCGTGAAAAATTAGTAAAAATAGGATATCCAATTTCGAAAGTTAAGTCAATCGATGAACTGATTAGTCAAATTAATCTATTAATAAAAAAGGAAAAAAATGCAAATTAG
- a CDS encoding energy-coupling factor transporter ATPase: protein MIKVTNISFSYTNDMNQLALKDVSVTFEKGKYYAILGHNGSGKSTFSKIISGIAKPQKGTVEVDSILLNKESLPKIRKKIGIIFQNPDNQFVGATVEDDIAFSLENINEDPKKMPKIIAELAQKVQMQSYLEREPQFLSGGQKQRVAIASVLALNPQIIIFDEITSMLDPKGKSDVVKILDDLRKDKSKTLISITHNMNEAILADEVVVFAKGQIIAKGDPKLILNNDEIIEKAKIDSPFIYKISKNLDFISPTYDENELLEQLWKLKQKIS, encoded by the coding sequence ATGATAAAAGTTACAAATATTTCCTTCAGTTATACTAACGATATGAACCAATTAGCGCTCAAAGATGTTAGTGTAACTTTTGAAAAAGGCAAATATTATGCAATTTTAGGCCACAATGGATCAGGAAAGTCGACATTTTCTAAAATTATTTCCGGAATCGCTAAACCGCAAAAAGGGACAGTTGAAGTTGATTCAATTTTATTAAATAAAGAAAGTCTACCTAAAATTAGAAAGAAAATCGGGATTATTTTTCAAAATCCAGATAATCAATTTGTTGGGGCAACAGTTGAGGACGATATTGCCTTTAGTTTGGAAAATATTAACGAAGATCCAAAAAAAATGCCCAAAATTATTGCAGAATTGGCACAAAAAGTACAAATGCAATCTTATCTCGAGCGCGAGCCGCAATTTTTATCTGGCGGTCAAAAGCAAAGAGTTGCTATTGCCTCAGTTTTAGCCCTAAACCCGCAAATAATAATTTTTGACGAAATAACCTCAATGCTTGATCCGAAAGGAAAAAGTGATGTTGTTAAAATTTTAGATGACCTCCGCAAAGATAAAAGTAAGACTTTGATTTCAATAACGCACAATATGAACGAAGCGATTTTGGCCGATGAAGTTGTTGTCTTTGCAAAAGGCCAAATTATTGCAAAAGGTGATCCAAAATTAATTTTAAATAATGATGAAATAATTGAAAAAGCCAAAATTGACTCGCCTTTTATTTATAAAATTTCAAAAAACCTTGATTTTATTAGTCCGACCTATGATGAAAATGAATTGCTGGAACAATTATGAAAATTAAAGCAAAAAATATCGTAA
- the hpt gene encoding hypoxanthine phosphoribosyltransferase: MINKHIVKILFDNKQIKTRIDEIAKWINSNYKNSQEIVFVAVLKGSLIFLTDLIQQIEIDSMVDCIIAKSYFGGTQSGGELKVITDIDLKIENKDVILIDDIFDSGITLTKISEHLKLKKPKSLKIITLFYKREKRKTDIEPDYFGFEVPDAFLVGYGLDYQEKYRNWPFVAIFDPNKKE; encoded by the coding sequence ATGATTAACAAGCATATTGTAAAAATTTTGTTTGACAATAAACAAATTAAAACTAGAATTGATGAGATTGCAAAGTGAATAAATTCAAACTATAAAAATTCACAAGAAATTGTTTTTGTTGCGGTTCTTAAAGGTTCATTAATTTTTCTTACTGATTTAATTCAACAAATCGAAATTGATTCAATGGTCGATTGCATAATTGCCAAATCCTATTTTGGTGGCACACAATCAGGTGGCGAATTGAAAGTTATTACCGATATTGACCTAAAAATTGAAAATAAAGATGTTATTTTAATTGATGATATTTTTGATTCAGGGATAACTTTGACAAAAATTAGTGAACATTTAAAATTAAAAAAACCAAAATCACTAAAAATAATTACTTTATTTTATAAAAGAGAAAAAAGAAAAACTGATATTGAGCCTGATTATTTTGGCTTTGAAGTTCCTGATGCTTTTCTTGTTGGTTATGGACTTGATTATCAGGAAAAATATCGAAATTGACCTTTTGTTGCAATTTTTGATCCAAACAAAAAGGAATAA
- the rsmI gene encoding 16S rRNA (cytidine(1402)-2'-O)-methyltransferase, with the protein MAKITVIATPIGNLQDITLRAIQAIKSADLILCEDTRTSKKILNFLEIKDKKLISYHKFNEKSTIAKMSDIFLTNQNIILMSDAGTPSISDPGQILIKWAHQNDVEVDFLPGACAFVGAFVLSGFDLPLVFMGFFNSKKQQIIKQIEHFILNYSYIFYVSPYKLIYILEVINEFYGEKVEIFLVKEMTKIHQKYFFGSPLKVLAELQNSTKGEFTMVLRLKNDEKPKLKANKYENFSKNSVKF; encoded by the coding sequence ATGGCAAAAATCACTGTTATAGCAACTCCAATTGGAAATTTACAAGATATAACTCTGCGAGCAATTCAAGCAATAAAATCAGCTGATTTAATTTTGTGCGAGGATACCCGAACTTCCAAAAAAATATTAAATTTTTTGGAAATTAAAGACAAAAAGTTAATTTCCTATCACAAATTTAATGAAAAATCAACTATCGCCAAAATGTCTGACATATTTTTAACTAACCAAAACATTATTCTAATGTCAGATGCAGGCACCCCTTCAATTAGCGACCCGGGTCAAATTTTGATAAAATGAGCCCACCAAAACGATGTCGAAGTTGATTTTTTACCTGGTGCATGTGCTTTTGTTGGCGCTTTTGTTCTTTCTGGTTTTGATTTACCGTTAGTTTTTATGGGTTTTTTTAACTCAAAAAAGCAGCAAATAATTAAACAAATTGAGCATTTTATACTAAATTATAGTTATATTTTTTACGTTTCACCATATAAATTAATTTATATTCTTGAAGTAATTAATGAATTTTATGGCGAGAAAGTCGAAATTTTTCTTGTTAAGGAAATGACAAAAATCCATCAAAAATATTTTTTTGGTTCGCCTTTAAAAGTTTTAGCTGAACTTCAAAATTCTACCAAAGGTGAATTCACTATGGTTTTAAGGCTAAAAAACGATGAAAAGCCAAAGTTAAAAGCAAATAAATATGAAAATTTTTCCAAAAATAGTGTAAAATTTTAG
- a CDS encoding DNA polymerase III subunit delta': MKQITTNWRHFLDNLSKTKTIPHAILLVSSYSDFLDEKIAEFLEIFSQKPQIFQHDFADNRLSKTEFLEEVNKLYFSSLYGDNSKIFLIKNIENAHISLLNSFLKILEDPPLNTYFLLTSFSSDLIIPTIVSRCQIFLFNDLNRKNELKKKLDTWKKSPYNAIYANIFTNFDQATLAIKAISDSDLDKLKSLLNNLTKSKFDFLLFLNQVLTKENSFIFLQIIIAHFKQFFLSKSGLNKKDAKKGNFFDLNSEKMVKINQTFKKFLSSLETNANFNIQKSSFLVRLNNILT, translated from the coding sequence ATGAAGCAAATTACGACAAATTGGCGCCATTTTCTCGATAATTTGTCAAAAACTAAAACAATTCCACATGCAATTTTACTTGTTTCGAGTTATTCAGATTTTCTAGATGAGAAAATAGCTGAATTTTTAGAGATATTTAGTCAAAAACCACAAATTTTTCAACATGATTTTGCAGATAATCGCCTTTCAAAAACAGAATTTCTAGAAGAGGTAAACAAGTTGTATTTTTCCTCTCTTTATGGCGATAATTCAAAAATTTTCCTAATAAAAAACATTGAAAATGCCCATATTTCTTTGCTAAATTCATTTCTAAAAATTTTAGAAGATCCACCTTTGAATACATATTTTTTATTAACTTCTTTTTCTTCTGACTTAATTATTCCGACTATTGTTTCTCGTTGTCAAATATTTCTTTTCAATGATTTAAATAGAAAAAACGAACTCAAAAAAAAGTTAGATACATGAAAAAAATCGCCTTATAATGCCATATATGCAAATATTTTCACCAATTTTGATCAAGCAACTTTGGCTATTAAGGCCATTAGTGATTCGGATTTAGATAAATTAAAATCATTACTAAATAATTTAACTAAATCAAAATTTGATTTTTTACTGTTTTTAAATCAAGTTTTAACAAAAGAAAACTCATTTATTTTTCTTCAGATAATAATCGCTCATTTTAAACAATTTTTTTTAAGCAAATCTGGTCTTAACAAAAAAGACGCTAAAAAAGGTAATTTTTTTGACTTGAATTCTGAAAAAATGGTAAAAATTAATCAGACGTTTAAAAAATTTCTTTCGTCACTTGAGACAAATGCAAACTTTAATATTCAAAAATCGAGCTTTTTAGTTCGTCTAAATAATATTTTAACTTAA
- the tmk gene encoding dTMP kinase, which produces MFISFEGIDASGKSTVMNLFAKYLRIKFPEKEILTTFEPYSGNDSQEAQQIREFLLNKKNQISPYVEMLLFSTSRRIHLEQVIWPALKSGKIVLCDRYIDSSIAYQGFGNNLSPDLVFDLNSLISEKTFPDLTIFLDVKISKSRERMEIYRNEKRDRLENRGEEFYKQVIKGYEYLLKTRKNFIKIDGNGDYDHVLTDIINFFESYYEANYDKLAPFSR; this is translated from the coding sequence ATGTTTATAAGTTTTGAAGGGATCGATGCAAGCGGAAAATCAACCGTTATGAATTTGTTTGCAAAGTATTTGAGAATTAAATTTCCAGAAAAAGAAATTCTTACAACTTTTGAACCATATAGCGGCAATGATTCGCAGGAAGCACAGCAAATCCGCGAGTTTTTACTTAATAAAAAAAATCAAATTAGCCCATATGTTGAGATGCTTTTATTTTCAACTTCGAGAAGAATTCATCTTGAACAAGTAATTTGGCCAGCCTTAAAATCTGGGAAAATTGTTCTTTGTGATCGCTACATTGATTCTTCGATTGCATATCAAGGCTTTGGAAATAATTTAAGCCCAGATTTAGTTTTTGATTTGAACAGTTTAATTTCTGAAAAAACTTTTCCAGATCTTACAATTTTCCTTGATGTTAAAATTTCAAAATCACGCGAGCGAATGGAAATTTATCGAAATGAAAAGCGAGACCGTCTTGAAAATCGCGGCGAGGAATTTTATAAACAAGTTATTAAAGGATATGAATATTTACTAAAAACAAGAAAAAATTTCATTAAAATTGACGGTAATGGCGATTATGATCATGTTTTAACAGATATAATTAATTTTTTTGAGAGCTATTATGAAGCAAATTACGACAAATTGGCGCCATTTTCTCGATAA
- a CDS encoding toprim domain-containing protein → MVDENFEKLVDQLRKVPGITKKQATNILFSLIDTPLSQIETFVEQIYNLKRNLQYCERCGYLNANSVCQICLDFQRSFKILVVENSEMVTKFEKLGKYDGKYFVFGKYDIKKLENHDLQIKKLADLANEKSEIIIALSSTMEGWIFANYLAKHKFLSSSKITRLATGIPFGAAIDYIDNITLNQALENRQEMEK, encoded by the coding sequence ATGGTAGATGAAAATTTTGAAAAACTAGTTGACCAATTAAGGAAAGTTCCCGGAATCACAAAAAAACAAGCCACAAATATTTTATTTTCTCTAATCGATACGCCCCTTAGTCAGATTGAGACATTTGTCGAACAAATTTATAATTTAAAACGAAATCTTCAGTATTGTGAGAGATGCGGATATCTAAATGCTAATTCAGTTTGCCAAATATGCCTTGATTTTCAGCGTTCTTTTAAAATATTAGTGGTTGAAAATTCTGAAATGGTCACAAAATTTGAAAAACTAGGAAAATATGATGGCAAGTATTTTGTTTTTGGCAAATATGATATCAAAAAGCTCGAAAATCACGACTTGCAAATAAAAAAACTTGCAGACCTTGCTAATGAAAAAAGTGAAATTATTATCGCTCTTTCTTCAACAATGGAAGGTTGAATTTTTGCAAATTATCTTGCAAAACACAAGTTTTTATCATCATCAAAAATTACTAGGCTAGCTACAGGCATTCCTTTTGGGGCGGCAATTGATTATATTGACAATATAACCTTAAATCAGGCACTCGAAAATCGTCAAGAAATGGAAAAATAA
- a CDS encoding YbaB/EbfC family nucleoid-associated protein has translation MNLQKLLKEAQKMQKDHKVKKDLLEKTDFDFENQGISLTISGGFELKKLKIAPFLVDKDDIETLEDLISITLNQALLKIREENEKIAPTQSH, from the coding sequence ATGAATCTTCAAAAATTATTAAAAGAAGCTCAAAAAATGCAAAAAGATCACAAAGTAAAAAAAGATTTGTTAGAAAAAACAGATTTTGACTTTGAAAATCAAGGAATTTCGCTGACTATTTCAGGAGGATTTGAGTTAAAAAAGTTAAAAATTGCTCCATTTTTAGTCGACAAAGACGATATTGAAACATTAGAAGATTTAATTTCTATTACATTAAATCAAGCTTTGTTGAAAATTAGAGAAGAAAATGAAAAAATTGCTCCAACTCAATCACATTAA
- the dnaX gene encoding DNA polymerase III subunit gamma/tau — protein sequence MKNTNEYVAWYRKYRPTKFSDVVGQQYLVESLKNIVKSKKFFHAYLFSGPRGTGKTSLAKIFANAINCTHKEQNSIDPCQNCLKNINNSIDIVEMDAASHNGVKEIREIVENSINLPQVSPYKIYILDEVHMLSTSAFNAFLKTLEEPPSHIIFILATTEVHKIPLTILSRVQRYNFLGLNKEQISQRLSQILDYEGVEYEEEALKSVCLLSHNSLRDAISILEQAVIFGNNFLSKKSVEELFGLVSSEKLVEFINVLFLAQSQKAFDLLDKLLLQSKNFQILIEALINLVKEWIIWEKTQEEDLIEIYSTSDLEKLKISHDFAFKFLDIGFSTLKDINHDKFQSLALEILVMKILAFKPENLQEKSQSVLENSDKFAEKPKEELKIDTEESKESEENIKKEQKLPKKLEFVTVRDKNFGSKNNLSQKTNTQNLFDYDDPILEDDDDADLDLHASDDLNFGSIFDRKIKNNLETKIFKSEKSNKTGNNFKNRDNAFNPLLDPGGASYHSNFLNKTENSNLNSAENIDFSNSFLNFNDKNTDNTTKKNVNSIDSGPKTNNQASYLSKNEEKDDNFSFDRNSYVNKFLKNNLPNDYLSVDEAFNLIVLGRNFYKENSEIYFDLRKKWSKNLLDFQYTFEFIDTVGVLKHAEILTLTSNFVCFITKNPEYEELLIEKVEKEGNDVNRLLKSVFGQDIYGFAMSNNLVEETKKRASEMRTRGEKFVPKPFEKPKKRTISKTDLQKLFFDE from the coding sequence ATGAAAAATACAAATGAATATGTAGCTTGATATCGAAAATATCGACCTACTAAATTTTCCGATGTTGTTGGTCAACAATATTTAGTTGAAAGTTTGAAAAACATTGTTAAATCAAAAAAGTTTTTTCACGCTTACCTTTTTTCAGGACCTAGAGGTACTGGAAAAACTTCGCTTGCAAAAATATTTGCAAATGCAATAAATTGCACTCACAAAGAGCAAAATTCTATTGACCCGTGTCAAAATTGCCTTAAAAATATAAATAATTCTATTGATATAGTCGAAATGGACGCTGCTTCACACAATGGCGTTAAAGAAATCCGGGAAATTGTTGAAAATTCTATTAATTTACCTCAGGTTAGCCCATATAAAATTTATATTTTAGATGAGGTTCATATGCTTTCAACTTCAGCTTTTAATGCATTTTTAAAAACTCTCGAAGAACCGCCCAGCCATATTATTTTCATTTTAGCAACAACTGAAGTTCACAAAATTCCTTTGACAATTCTCTCAAGAGTCCAGAGGTATAATTTTCTTGGCCTAAATAAAGAGCAAATTTCACAACGACTTTCACAAATTTTAGACTATGAAGGCGTAGAATATGAAGAAGAAGCCCTAAAATCTGTGTGTTTATTAAGTCACAACAGTCTTCGGGATGCAATTTCAATTCTTGAGCAAGCAGTAATTTTTGGCAACAACTTTTTGAGTAAAAAAAGTGTTGAAGAACTTTTTGGACTAGTTTCAAGTGAAAAACTTGTTGAATTTATAAACGTTCTTTTTTTGGCACAGTCCCAAAAAGCCTTTGATTTATTAGATAAACTTTTATTACAAAGCAAAAATTTTCAAATTTTAATTGAGGCCTTAATAAATTTAGTCAAAGAGTGAATTATTTGAGAAAAAACTCAAGAAGAAGACTTAATTGAAATTTATTCAACTTCTGATTTGGAAAAGTTAAAAATTAGCCACGATTTTGCTTTTAAATTTTTAGATATTGGCTTTTCAACTTTAAAAGACATTAACCATGATAAGTTTCAAAGTTTAGCACTTGAAATTTTAGTTATGAAAATTCTTGCTTTTAAACCAGAAAACTTGCAAGAAAAAAGCCAATCTGTTTTAGAAAATTCAGACAAATTTGCTGAAAAACCAAAAGAAGAGCTAAAAATCGACACTGAGGAAAGCAAAGAAAGTGAAGAAAATATTAAAAAGGAACAAAAACTGCCAAAAAAATTAGAGTTTGTTACTGTCCGTGATAAAAATTTTGGTTCAAAAAATAATTTGAGTCAAAAAACAAATACACAAAATTTATTCGATTATGATGATCCAATTCTTGAGGACGATGATGATGCCGATTTAGATTTGCATGCTAGCGATGATTTGAATTTTGGATCAATTTTTGACCGTAAAATCAAAAATAATTTAGAGACAAAAATCTTCAAAAGTGAAAAAAGCAATAAAACAGGCAATAATTTTAAAAACAGGGACAATGCTTTTAATCCTTTGTTAGACCCCGGCGGTGCTAGTTATCATAGTAATTTTTTAAATAAAACTGAAAATTCAAATTTGAATTCGGCTGAAAACATTGATTTTTCCAACTCATTTTTAAATTTTAATGATAAAAATACTGATAATACCACCAAAAAAAATGTTAACTCGATTGATTCAGGTCCAAAAACAAATAATCAAGCATCATATTTGAGTAAAAATGAAGAGAAAGACGATAATTTTTCATTTGATAGAAATTCATATGTAAATAAATTTTTAAAAAATAATCTGCCAAATGATTATTTGTCCGTTGATGAGGCATTTAATCTTATAGTTTTGGGAAGAAATTTTTATAAGGAAAACAGCGAAATTTATTTCGATTTACGCAAAAAATGGAGCAAAAATTTGTTAGATTTTCAGTATACTTTTGAATTCATAGATACTGTTGGAGTATTAAAGCATGCAGAAATTCTTACATTAACATCTAATTTTGTGTGTTTTATCACTAAAAATCCAGAGTATGAAGAATTACTAATTGAAAAAGTGGAAAAAGAAGGCAATGATGTCAACCGATTATTAAAAAGTGTTTTTGGTCAGGATATCTACGGCTTTGCCATGAGTAATAATCTTGTTGAAGAAACAAAGAAAAGGGCAAGTGAAATGAGAACCCGCGGTGAAAAATTTGTGCCAAAACCTTTTGAAAAACCAAAAAAACGCACTATTTCTAAGACAGATTTACAAAAATTATTCTTTGATGAATAA
- a CDS encoding lipoate--protein ligase codes for MKIYTTKKTSPFYTLVCEELILKDDQNQDDILYFYQHNNAIIIGKNQNIYEEIKLDEVEKQRIEIYRRLSGGGAVYHDLGNINFSFITKKQNHSYQKFLTPIIEFFKSFGLDAEFKGRNDLIVNGAKVSGNAQIIYKDRIVHHGTILFNANLAKLGQVLKPNRLKIESKGIKSIRQRVTNILHEIEEQMEDSEFISRLITFFENKYQTKAQDVETYFQDEMTFQKDFQEVQTLRQSREWVFGSNPYFSYENIARTSGGTLRVLANIEKNHIVKIKFEGDFLSQRSVEDIQEILENKEFTRSILESQLLQITNLDEYFGAIPLNEILDTIFGS; via the coding sequence ATGAAGATTTATACTACTAAAAAAACAAGCCCATTTTACACGTTAGTTTGTGAGGAGCTAATTCTAAAAGATGACCAGAATCAGGACGATATTTTATATTTTTACCAGCATAATAATGCAATAATTATCGGTAAAAATCAAAATATTTACGAGGAAATTAAGCTTGACGAAGTTGAAAAGCAGAGAATTGAAATTTACCGTCGACTTTCTGGAGGTGGAGCTGTTTATCACGATTTAGGAAACATTAATTTTTCATTTATAACTAAAAAACAGAATCACAGTTATCAAAAATTCTTGACACCGATTATAGAATTTTTTAAATCTTTTGGTTTGGATGCTGAATTCAAAGGCAGAAATGATCTCATAGTTAATGGCGCAAAAGTTTCAGGAAATGCTCAAATAATTTACAAAGATAGAATTGTTCATCACGGAACAATTCTATTCAATGCTAATTTGGCAAAATTAGGACAAGTTTTAAAACCAAATCGATTAAAAATTGAGTCTAAAGGAATAAAATCAATACGTCAACGAGTAACAAATATTTTGCATGAAATTGAAGAACAAATGGAAGATTCTGAATTTATTTCAAGACTAATCACATTTTTTGAAAATAAATATCAAACAAAAGCACAAGATGTTGAGACTTATTTTCAAGATGAGATGACATTTCAAAAAGATTTTCAAGAAGTTCAAACCTTAAGACAGTCAAGAGAATGAGTTTTTGGCTCAAATCCTTATTTTAGCTATGAAAATATAGCTCGAACTAGCGGCGGAACTTTAAGAGTGCTTGCAAATATTGAGAAAAATCACATTGTTAAAATAAAGTTTGAAGGTGATTTTTTATCTCAAAGATCAGTTGAAGATATTCAAGAAATTTTAGAAAATAAGGAATTCACTAGATCAATTTTAGAATCACAACTTCTACAAATTACAAATCTTGATGAATATTTTGGTGCAATTCCTCTTAATGAAATTTTGGATACAATTTTTGGAAGCTAA
- a CDS encoding alpha/beta hydrolase, producing the protein MIVHSKITVENEDIFYFLEETGKQKILFLHGFNSSHNFIFQLKNKQNRNYDIVSFDFPGCGQSTNNNEINVKNYQKIAASFIKKLNLNIQIVIGHSLGGAIALYILSENLAKKAILVAPLNPFILEKNLQSEAEKIGNWLLPQDIESAKDSLEHLVFTDKFSYMKNLAKNAINFFENVTKKREIFKKIVFEEILNLEWLKTELLPLYQQNNNYFLIAGVEDNFVPLESLRKISENFNKKLIKFEQTGHAVFFERSDEINAQIEKILEI; encoded by the coding sequence ATGATAGTTCATTCTAAAATTACTGTTGAAAATGAGGATATTTTTTATTTTTTAGAAGAAACTGGAAAGCAAAAAATACTATTTTTACACGGTTTTAATTCAAGTCATAATTTCATTTTTCAACTTAAAAATAAACAAAATCGTAACTATGACATTGTTTCATTTGATTTTCCCGGTTGTGGTCAAAGCACTAATAATAATGAAATTAATGTTAAAAATTATCAGAAAATTGCAGCTAGTTTCATTAAAAAGCTCAATTTAAATATCCAAATTGTAATCGGTCACTCACTTGGTGGAGCTATAGCGCTTTATATTTTAAGTGAAAATTTAGCAAAAAAAGCAATTTTAGTTGCTCCACTCAATCCTTTTATTTTAGAGAAAAATTTGCAAAGTGAAGCTGAAAAAATAGGAAATTGACTCTTACCTCAAGACATTGAATCTGCAAAAGATAGTCTTGAACATTTAGTTTTTACTGATAAATTTAGTTATATGAAAAATTTAGCAAAAAATGCTATTAATTTTTTTGAAAATGTCACAAAAAAAAGAGAAATTTTTAAAAAGATTGTTTTTGAAGAAATCCTTAACTTGGAATGACTGAAAACCGAATTGTTACCGCTTTACCAACAAAATAATAATTATTTTTTAATTGCTGGTGTTGAAGATAATTTTGTGCCATTAGAAAGTCTTCGCAAAATTAGTGAAAATTTTAATAAAAAACTTATAAAATTTGAACAAACTGGCCATGCAGTTTTCTTTGAAAGAAGTGACGAAATTAATGCTCAAATTGAAAAAATTCTAGAAATTTAA
- a CDS encoding DJ-1/PfpI family protein, with the protein MKKLLVVLLDKFQDIEFTTFLSLIKKADLYDKIEFYNPENKIVTGQFGVVQIETKNHWKSDDFDAIFIPGGVAAQYLRTCEPAIKLINEFFAQNKHVFAICDAPNAIFERNLAPNYQFSSYPDETNSDIPTRKNDLVTVDKNYISARNASSSAEFAFKVIEKLASKEIAEKIRAGFQA; encoded by the coding sequence ATGAAAAAATTATTGGTAGTTTTACTTGATAAATTTCAGGATATCGAGTTTACAACTTTTCTTTCTTTGATAAAAAAGGCCGATTTATACGATAAAATTGAATTTTATAATCCTGAAAACAAAATAGTAACAGGCCAATTTGGAGTTGTTCAAATTGAGACCAAAAATCATTGAAAATCTGATGATTTTGATGCAATTTTTATACCAGGCGGAGTTGCAGCGCAATATCTTCGAACTTGTGAGCCAGCAATAAAATTAATTAATGAATTTTTTGCCCAAAACAAGCATGTTTTTGCAATTTGTGATGCGCCAAATGCTATTTTTGAGCGTAATTTAGCGCCAAATTATCAATTTAGTTCATACCCTGATGAAACAAATTCAGACATACCAACAAGAAAAAACGATTTAGTTACAGTTGATAAAAATTATATTTCAGCTAGAAATGCCTCATCTTCAGCTGAATTTGCATTTAAAGTTATTGAAAAATTAGCTTCAAAAGAAATTGCTGAAAAAATAAGAGCCGGATTTCAAGCTTAA